A region of the Paramormyrops kingsleyae isolate MSU_618 chromosome 6, PKINGS_0.4, whole genome shotgun sequence genome:
GAAACATTGCCAACAGCGCTCTCTGCTGGGCCGCTTGCGAATTGTGCAAAACCTTTTCCGTACATCCTGCGACCTATTAGTTAAATGACACTACCTTACTTTTCAGTTCTGTACGTCACTTCTAAgcatttttacacattttgtATGTTATATAAGGGAGGCAGTGCCATGAAATTATCTTGAGTAATAGTactaatatttttaattaacataTCTAGTGAGCTTACTGTGTGTAGCACTTTGTTTCagctatttttataaaatgtactATATTTGGTGTGCCCAACTGACAGCTATGGATGCTGCTGTTTGTCAGTATAAGATCTGGATTGTGTCATATTTTAAGCAACTCTTGTCCCAGGGTACTGTAAGTACTgctgcattataatgtgttattgaACTACATGTGTAAATACCCAGAGATACGAATCCAGTTTCATTGTGTCCTTTGCATTTTACTGAATGTTGAGTTTGGACTGTCTTTGTAACAAATTCCTTTATGTATTTCTCCTGTAGTATTCCACCAGAAATTTACCCTGGCTATGGAACATCTTGGCTTGGGTGGGGCTACAGTAACACACATCCAACACTATAGGCGTGTGTGTAATTTCCATCAACGTTCACAAACACGTATTTATATGGGTTGGAGTCTCTGAATCACTCATAATGTCTGtttgagtgtgtgccctgtgacggactgacATCCCTGTCTCATTCACTTGGCTTCCGTTAACAGTGGATTAGGTAAATGgatatggaagatggatagatgggtggGTCTGAGTTGGAATAGTAGTTAATACAAGCAGTACAGACTAGTTCATACCAGCTAGGACCAGATGACAAGGTCTAATGATTTTGGCTGGAATATATGTATCAAATTACCAAATACACTCACCGTGTCGTGGTTAACCTTTTTAATCAGCATTTACACTGGTGAAGTAATAATTTTAAAGGTtggatttttaaataataatatagtcttattagAATGGGAAATAGAGTATTTCCTTGTGTACTTTGTGATCTGTAAAGTCAAGATGaagtttatattatatttaatgtGGGAATTATTGTTTAAAAGAGAACAAGGTGAGATAATATAGAATTGTAATAGAATCATTGAATTATGACTAATAATACAGACCGCAAAAGTTTCGTCTTTATGTTTATAGTTGCCAATACCTAGATTATTTTTGCGGTGAGTGGTGATCCTAAATTATTTTACAATCACTGTAAATTTTCACGGACGTAAGAACACGTATGGCTGGAACCATCAGTTTTCAGCGCCGACGGGACTGGCTTTTTGCCGTTTTATATGGGTACTTGAAAGGAGGATATCGGTTACGTAGCCGTCGTAACCAAGTGGCCGTCAGCCACTGTTGAGCCTGCTTTGGCGTACGCAGAGTACGAGAATCGGGGACGGTCACGTGGCCCAATTCCGTCCTTCTCCGATGCATGGGCGGGGTTTAAGTTCTGGCGACGCTTCGGAAATAACCAGTACTGGGACGGCGGCTGATCGTGAGTAACGTCCCACTACTGTCTCCGTCTACCCAAGAAATCCAGTGACAGTGGGGAATTATTGGTAATATAGGCTGTTTAGCAACCGCTGCAATTCTTTCTGTGAGATGTTACGTGCTTGAAAACAATTTAGTAGTTTAAAAAGATATttacatgaatgaatgaacacgTGTCCAGAAAAACCATCGGCGTAGCTGTACATGCATGGTTTAAATACTTGTTTAGTAAGTTAACGTTTAATACGATCCCACCGTAAAGTACCGTGATCTTTCATTCTAAGTGAAAGTTAGGATCGCATACCATGTTGTATACGTGACAGATTTCATTGTTGCCGTGCACTGCGCACGTTATTTTGCAGTGCAAACCAGTCAGTTTTAATGTTTAGTTTAATTGCAATattacttttatatttatgaaaaCACGTATAAATCAGACAGGTGTCATCAGTCGCTTCAGCCCTTGAAGCGCACAAATAACCAATGTATTCAGGGATGGTCGTCTGGACTCCCTAAGGACCTGGCGGAGGGCCGCTGTATCCGTAATATTCAAGGGGATAATCCCCCACCCCTACGAAGGGGGTCTATTTTCCTCGATCCACTTTTGTTCCCAGTTAGATCCTGCGTAACAATGAATATACGATAGTAGTTTCGAGTATTTTAAACTTTGCTATTAAAAGTGTATGTTTCGACTCTACAATCCGATTTGTTTTTCAGAGATCATTttgctcagtgttgtgtttcaTGGTGCTAACAGCCTCAGATTCGCAGTTGTACGTGGTGTGAAATTCTAGATAATGTAAAAAATGCACTTTTCAGGTCTGATTAATCAAGATTGCTTGTGTATATGATTTGAACAAATGCAAGTCATTAATCAGTTGACTGAATTATATTTGCCAATAAACGACTAACGGAGTTAAATCATACAAGTTTGGACCACTTtgatttatttaacatttttgaCAGTCTTGAGCTACAGTCATCATTATTACATCTTAGTGAATACTCGTAAAATGAAGTGAACATTATTGAAGACGGAAACTCCGGAAGGTTACAATATATTGTTTTGTGTGATAATTATGTTTATGGTTAAATGTTGCTTACGTGCACATCAATATTAAATGGCCAGTAGAGAAACAAGTAGCCAGTAATTAGTACGGACATCCTGCTCCTTCCCCACATTATTTCAGTTAATGATCATTTATTAAGATCACCATGACGCTGTGAGGTGTCGTTTATTTACAACTGCCCTCATGAACGCACCGCGCGAGCCAGCCAATCTGCCGATTCTTGTAGACCCTGCAGAGCAGTGCATCATTCCGAGTCAAACTCCATTACACAGTCCTGTGAGTGAGTCACGCTGACCATAAAGTGAAGCTGACCTAATATTATCCTGCCGTGTAAACATAAACTTGCGGAACTGAATGTTAATGCCCTGCATGTGTCTGACGATGTACTATGATGTAGCACTCGTGGATAATTGAATTGTGCCGGTGAAATATACTGCAGTACAAACGTATAAAGAGGCTTCCTTTTGTGATATAGATATAATGACTCAGTATTTAATGACTGTTAAGAATCTGAATTCTGACCTTCTAGAttcactcagttaagagcagcTGCACGTTTGCAAGAATCATTTATAACCTGACATTTTCTGGTATTCTGTACAGAACTGAGAGATTTAAGTTTTTTTATGAAagcaattcaggttaagtaccttGTTCCTCCTGGAGGTTACCCAGAATCCTTTACTGTTATCACAACATACACAGCAATGTTTAGGACATAAGGACAGTAaaaattacccacaatgcatttggGTGTTAATCTTCCACCTTGTCTTTTGTTAGGATCTTTCTCTAGATAGCCATGGTGAATCAAGTGCAGCGGGTGGATGGCAGCTTTCAGGCCTCAAAGAGCGACTCGAGCGGGGCCAGCAACAGCGGCGGCGAGAGCTCCAAGGACAGCTCGCGCTGCTCGACGCCCGTGCTGGACGCCGACCGCACAGACCGGCTGCACGACAAGATGCGCCGGCGCATGGAGTCTGGGGACCGCTGGTTCTCCTTGGAGTTCTTCCCGCCGCGAACTTCCAACGGGGCCGTCAACCTCATCTCCAGGTCTGTGCTACAATATCTacaatatgttgttttttttcttagagtagtccaaaaaaaaggaaaacacaatGGCTAAACGCAGTCAAGTAGGACTGTTGGAAAGTAGCGTGAATCAATGAAAGAGTGCAGCTTGGAGTAAGTGGTCATGGCCTGGTGACTCAGCTATGGGAGGCAAGGCTGTGCATCTCCGGGAACCGCTGCTTTCAATGTCTGGTAACACttcacattaactgcaccttcataatgccttcgtaatgcattcatagaacattcataagcagcaggTAAGTATATCTCAACACCCTAACATACCTCAACAACTTTAAAACACATTAGTAACAagcattatatgattataatgtttattatcatataatgtttgttattaatgtatactGCAGCTGCTAAggtgttaggatgttaaggtatacttacgtgctgcttatgaatgcattatgaaggtgcagttaatgtaaattGAATGTGTTTCTTCGCAGGTTTGATCGCATGGGCTCAGGTGGGCCGCTCTTCATCGACGTCACCTGGCACCCTGCAGGGGACCCGGGATCCGACAAGGAGACATCTTCCATGATGATCGCCAGCACCGCCGTCAACTACTGCGGCCTGGAGAGCATCCTGCACCTGACCTGTGCCAACCAGACCAAAGAGCAGATCACGGGCCACCTGGCCAAAGCCAAACGGCTGGGCCTCAAGAACATCATGGCTCTCCGCGGAGGTGCCCCAGCTCCCCTCATCTTTTCTAATTCTTTGCTCTTTCTCAGAAAGCTGAATTAAGGAATTAATGATTTTTGCATGCTGCCCTTTAGATCCCGTGGCAGATGTGTGGGAGGAAGAGGAATGTGGCTTCAACTATGCCACCGATCTAGTCAAACACATACGCTGGGAATTTGACGATTACTTTGACATCTGTGTCGCTGGTAGGTTTTCGGCCATATTGCTGTCGCGAGTAAGCAGGTGTCATGTTATAACTTCCGGTCCAGATTTTAATATCATAAATTAAATTATCCCATTACATAATTTTTTGCTTGTCAGACATTTTAATTTAGCCTTTTTGCAGCTGATGCTTGCAGAGAGTCTGGGGCTGAATGTTGTTCTGAGGAAAATGTAACCTTTTCCTAAAATTTCTGAATTGCAAAGGATACCCCACGGGTCACCCTGAAGCAGAGAGTTATGAGGTGGACCTGAAACACCTGAAGGAGAAGGTGGACGCCGGAGCAGACTTCATCATCACGCAGCTCTTCTTCCGGGCCGAATCCTTCCTCAAGTTTGTCAAGGATTGTAGGGCTATTGGAATTACATGTCCCATCCTGCCCGGAATCTTTCCTATCCAGGTAAAGAAGAGGCTGGAATGGCTGGAAATCAAAACCTTCATAAATAGAATTACAGAAATTATTGTCCACTCATGCCCTTTGCTGTTTGTATGTTGCATCGTAAGGGGATGTTATTTTGTGCCACTGTTTACCTGTTCATGGATGGTTTGACGCTAAAGCCCATTTAATTTGACTTCATTTGGGTATTTATGCTTTCCAAGGGTTACCAGTCTCTGCGGCAGCTAGTGAAGCTGTCGAAGCTGGAGGTGCCTGAGGAAATCACGAGCGTCATCGAGCCCATAAGAGACAACGATGCCGCCATCCGTAACTACGGCATCCAGCACGCGGTGGGCATGTGCAGGGTGCTGCTGGAGACCGGCGATGTGCCCGGCCTACACTTCTACACCCTTAACCGGGAGGTGGCTACGATGGAGGTCCTGAAGCAGCTCGGTCTGTGGATCGAAGATCCCAGGTTCGGCCACAGTGCAGTCTCCATTTCCCCCGGCGGCGTGTCACGCCCCCGTATAGCAGCACCGTAAAATATATGGTTTCCCTCTTTAAGGCGACCCCTTCCCTGGGCACTCAGTGCAAACCCCAAGCGCAAGGTGGAGGATGTTCGGCCGATCTTCTGGGCCTCCAGGCCTAAGAGCTACATCTATAGGACCCAGGACTGGGACGAGTTCCCCAACGGGAGGTGGTGAGTAGGAGGGGATGGTTCTTAAGGTTTCCATTTGTATAACGGAATCATTTAGGATGTTGAACATGAGAGGAATAAGTGTGCATATAGATCATAGTAAGAAAAATCCAGGTGGGGCAAATCACACGTAAGTACATAGGTGTCTGGGAGCCAACATGGCTACAGGTGCTGCTAGGCTTCCAATTATTGACTAGAATCAAGGGCAGAATCGTTCCATCAGTTCTGCCATAATAGAAACTAACAAGAAACTAAGTGCAGTTTACAAAATGGCCAGTCAGCCACATCACAATGGAACAAAGGTGGCAGGGATGGGTTGGTTTAGGTGTTTCTGAAAGAGGTGAGTCTTCAACTGGTAATTGAAGGTTGTCttaagactttttaaaaatttttttttttacacaatcaTTGTCT
Encoded here:
- the mthfr gene encoding methylenetetrahydrofolate reductase (NADPH), which produces MVNQVQRVDGSFQASKSDSSGASNSGGESSKDSSRCSTPVLDADRTDRLHDKMRRRMESGDRWFSLEFFPPRTSNGAVNLISRFDRMGSGGPLFIDVTWHPAGDPGSDKETSSMMIASTAVNYCGLESILHLTCANQTKEQITGHLAKAKRLGLKNIMALRGDPVADVWEEEECGFNYATDLVKHIRWEFDDYFDICVAGYPTGHPEAESYEVDLKHLKEKVDAGADFIITQLFFRAESFLKFVKDCRAIGITCPILPGIFPIQGYQSLRQLVKLSKLEVPEEITSVIEPIRDNDAAIRNYGIQHAVGMCRVLLETGDVPGLHFYTLNREVATMEVLKQLGLWIEDPRRPLPWALSANPKRKVEDVRPIFWASRPKSYIYRTQDWDEFPNGRWGNSSSPAFGELNDYYLFYLKSKSSKDDLLKMWGEELMNEESVFEVFTNYITGQPNHCGHKVMCLPWNDDPLAPETNLLKDELEKVNRRGILTINSQPNINGKPSSDPIVGWGPPGGYVFQKAYLEFFTSSENVTALLKVLKKYEPRVNYHIVNVQGKNTTNAPDLQPNAVTWGIFPGREIVQPTVVDPVSFMYWKDEAFGLWIEQWAKLYEEESPSRMIIQYIHDNYYLVNLVDNDFPLDSCLSQVIDDMFELLDAPLEAME